Part of the Odocoileus virginianus isolate 20LAN1187 ecotype Illinois chromosome 27, Ovbor_1.2, whole genome shotgun sequence genome is shown below.
GGTTGAGCTCAGTGTCCCCACAGGCCAGCTTGAGCAATGGCTTAACATCACAGAAGAAGTGGTGGATGTGGTTGGAACCACAGAAGTTTAAGCGAGATGTCATCACTGAGTGCAGCAGGGCATGGAAAAAACCAAAGATCCAGACAGTGACAGACATCTGGATACAGACCTGATGATTCATGATAAGACTGTAATGAAGTGGTTTGCAGATAGCCACAAAGCGGTCAAAGGCCATCACGGGCACCAGCATGGCCTCTGTACTACCCAGAAAGTGGAAGAAATGAAGTTGGCTCATGCATCCCAAGAAGGATATTGCTCTGTGTGTAGAGAGGAGGTTCTCCAGCATCTTTGGCAGTGTCACCGTAGAGTAGCAGATATCTAGACATGACAGGtttcccagaaaaaaatacataggagAATGGAGTCTTGGATCAGAGATGACAACCATCAGGATGGCTCCATTCCCAGCCAAACTGAGAGAGTAAATTGCAAGGAAAACCACAAAGAGAACAGGCTGCAGTACTTGGATGTCTGTCACTCCCAAGAGAAGAAATTCAGTGACTGAGGTTTGATTCAGCATCACTTAAAAGACAAAGCAATATACAAAATGTTATCTCCTTTGAGAACCAGAGTCCTCCTGCTGAGGATTTTCCTATTTAGACAATAATATCTTGAGGGAGagcattgttattttaaatagtcACAGCACCAGAAGTTGTATGATATTTGGACCATTAACTTCTTAAATATTAAAGTTACATATTGGTTTTGAACTGTTACtcaatgacttttttctttatcagatttatcattattatttttctttcacccAGAGATTCAGAGCATGTTGCCAGCCTACTACCTTATCTGGCTGTGAACTTCTACATTCTGATACAACTTCCCTTTATCATCCTAAGTCAGCTCTAAGAGAGGGTGAATTTTTAAACATTCCATCACTGCTATCTCTTGATGTAGTAGGAAACCATCTGAAGGGTTTTTACTTATAAAAAATAGACAATGACACAATAATAAGAGctataaggaaatctgaatagagAGGCACACTTTGGAGTGCTCCCAACAAAAAGGAAATCACTTGAAGTTTGGAAAATCCCTGAGAAGAGAGACAAAACATCTTATGTGACTAGAATAAAAAAGTGAATTAGGGGACATTTCTAGGGGTCCTGTAGGATTCTAGGCTTCATAGttatagaaaaatttgaaaaattatctaACTTTTATTACACCTTTGTGAAAGGCTGGCCTCAAGGAATTCAGATTAACTTTTCTTAATAGccatgtatattttgtatattgttAAACTTTGTCACTCTTGcttaagataaaaattatatgccCAATACAATCTTTGGTTCTCTACTCACAAAACAAAATTGTATGAAAAATTCATTTGGAGAAAAAACCTtttactaacattaaaaaaaagcaattggGCCTTCTGTATTAAATGATCTATTTCACTGCATCGTGACTATTTAGAGATTACATATTTACTTTGGAGAATTTATAGCGATATGGCAATAAAATTGTAGGCAGTAAAGAGCCTTCATAATCCACAAACACAAGGTTCATCATAAGATAGAAAACAGGTCTAAATCCTTGGCTTGTAAATTTAGTACAGGCAAGAAGACAGAGAATATGTACAACTGTCAAGCCTGTCTCCTGGTGCATTATCCTACCTGGTTGCGTATTCAAATTCACAGCTAAGAAGGCTTATCAGGTTGACACtcctgaaaaataaatagtagaaaaattattgataaataaagagtagaaaaatatttgatgtGATAGTTTATATTGGAATTATAGAATAAGCTCTTCATCTTCTGAAACCTCTTCTTTCTGAAATTCTGCATGTCTTTTATGATCCACAGAGCTTTAGATATATAAACCTTGAGAGAGGGTGTCCCCTGGGTTTGTGatgattattttaagaattaacaCATTACCTTTCTTTACTTGCAATGTAAGAGAATTCTCCCTGGGGAATTCCTATCTTGAGctccatttttttgttgttcctaTTTTCTTTGCTTACTGTGTTTCTTTCTTAGTTTTAGTAACACAAACAATTTGAGACAATTCACAATGACCTTGTGTTTTCTTAACTTATCTTTCATTTCCGGGGACCAGAGGTATGGATGCACTTTCTTATCTTGGGCACTTTCCTTCAAAAACTCTGTGTGAAATGGAAGGAAATTGAGCAAGGACAGTTAATGAATGAGGGCCAGTGATAGCCCATTGATTCATACAGAAAGATATCtgtatttaaatatctttaaaatattttactcatttattattGTGGTtctatggaaaacaaaaaaaaaaaagaggactacGGAGAAGtagtattgtttttgtttcttttaaatctcATTCTTCACTGTAAgtattaacattaaaatattttctttaattttgagatCCCTGAGCTCACATTTCTCTCTGGGAGAATGAGGCTGGTCTCTCCAATGTGTATCTTCACTTCATCTTATATCCTTTAGGTAAAACTATTTTATCTGATTCTTTCAAGGAGTGATCTAACATCTATCAACGTTTTCTAATCACAGTTATAAATGCCATGTACTTTATGTATCTTTCTACTgcagtttatttttcttgctttgctGAAACTCATTACATATTCATCACATTAATAATTTCTTGTTCTTGGATATGCTATGAATAgaatacaaatcaataagaattattttatacTCATTGTGTAAATTATTGTTCTGAGTCCATGTATTTGTATTTGTTCTTTCTTGACAATCtccagatcttttttctttttccctacaTCTTTAAAGTGATGCCAAAAATGCTGGAGGGCTTCCTGCAGGAGGCATTTATCTCTATGACTGGTTCCTTAATCCAGTTCTTTATCTTTGACTCTCCAGGGATAACTGGATGCTTCTGGGTGGTTGTCAAAGGATATAATCACTACTAGTAATTGTTACCCACTCTGCCACTCCCAGATGGTACTTGGGGCTGGTGGACATAGCCTGTCTATCTGGCTTAATGGTGGATGGATTGGTTGTGGCCCTGATGGGCCCAGCTGAAGTTCTGTGACCCAACCAAATTGGCCACTTTCCCTGTGACTGCATGCCTTTGATAAGCCTGACCTGCTCAGACTCTAGAGTGAGTGGTCTAGGTGACAACATTATTCATTAATTGTGTGGTCTACCTCATTATTCCCTTTGAACtcattctggaattttctttaaagcatattggattcattttgcttttacttttttgtaCAAATGATCTGTTTACAGTTTAATTGTCTCATATTTAAATGTGATATATTGctacttttatttagttttaatttaactCTTTGGATAGaattaaactcttttttttttgcaagttttgttcattttaaaaagtgaattcatTCCCATTATGGTTGCATTTTAAATCTTACTAACTTTTCTATAAAATCATTATTGCTGTAGGTAATAActgatttgtatattttggttTTGTCTCAGGCAGCAATTACTTAAGAttctaattcattttaaatttgcttcTTAGTTACAtagattttattgttgttattttaaattaacagaCTTTCAGAGCACTTTTAGGTTCACAGAagaattgagcagaaagtacaaaGTTTCTCCATAACCCCTTCTCGATTCCCACACAGTCTCCTCACTACCAGCATTTGTACCAGAGTAATACCTTTGTTACAATCAATGAACTAACACTGGCACATCATTACTGATTAAGCCCACGTGGTGGTCATGGTTTATttgtgaagtcatgtccaactcttgtgaccccatggactgtagccctccaggctcttttgtccatagAATTAcccagacaagtatactggaatcggttgccatttgcttctctagcTCACCATTTGCATTGTGTCTCATTCTTTATGTTGttcattctatgggtttggactaATGTATAATGTCAGGTATGTACTCTTACAGTATCACACAGAATAGTTTTCCTGCCCTAAAAATCTCTATATCTCTCCCTCCCCagactcctggcaaccactgatctttttcagAATGCCATGTACTTGGAATCATACAGAATGAAgcctttcagattggcttcttccacttagtaATATGCCTTTAAGATGACTTcatgtctttttgtggcttgatagctgtgcttttttttttttaacctgttcaTTGTATggctatggcttcccaggtggcacagttagtaaagcatctgcctgccaatgccagataggcaagagatgtggattcagtctgtgggttggaaagatcccctggaagaggaaatggcaacctgttcctgtattcttgcctggaaaatcccatggacaggggagcatgatgggctacaatccgttgggtcacaaagagctggacacaactgagactgaGGAGACATGCACGTCTATGGATGCTCCAGTGTATCTGCTCACCTGTTGAAGAACATCTTGTTCACTTCTAAGTTTCAAGTGGTGGGCTttgtacatgggcttccctgataactcagttggtaaaaaatccgaggagaccccagttcaattccttggtcagaaagatcccctggagaagggatatgctacccgttccagtattcttgggattgaTTCCCTGTTGGtgcagctggtgaagaatctgccctcaatgtgggagaccaaggtttgatccctctgctgggaagatcccctggagaaggggaaggttatccattccagtattctggcctggagaatttcatgggctgtaTAGATCTTGGAgtaacagagtcggacactactgaatgactttcactttcttctgtaggtaaaactttttcttctttaacttgATCCTGAGGACTCAACCAGTAAGAAAGTAGAGGTCTTTCCTCTAGTTCtaagagggtaacaggcaggtaggccaggggtctccaaatggaggtaATGGGGtacaagtgtcagacattttttattcctcttttaagCGCAGGAGGAAACAGACAAGTGTTAgattattttcctcttctctatacaaatctaaaaggaggtttctcttaaaattctttgtTGCCATGACAGcacctggctccacctgaacttaacttttctcaaaccttgagttaaccaatgtgtttttcttacggaaatgtttgtcttaagctatgttaatgaactatgtatttaccctagactctttCTTCAAGTTCATTTGCCTAAAACTCAGAATCCACTTGACAAAcctgtatgttttactcatactCTGTTCTCTTAATCtaagttaatgaaactatatatttacttggaaacctgcctttcttcaagattcatgtcaatcattttatggcccgggatgactcacctggtgccaatgttatctcaagaTGCaagttgtgggtgaggggcctggtgccactctgagttttgagacatctcCTTTCTATAATTAACAGCTTGCTAGTAGCTATAtcacatccagctgaagactagcagggggcactctttctgccctcttctgatgtctatgtcagaagctttctctatctcttttatactttagtaaaactttattacacaaaagctctgagtgatcaagccttgtcactggcctctgattgaattcttctcctccagaggccaagaatcccagagtcttttgtggttcagcaacaactttTCAGTTCCTAGCAGGTAGCACTGTTGGACAAGTTTTTGGTTCCTCTTACCCGAGCTACCTCTGGTTACGTTTGAGAATTGGCACTTTCTGCCCTCTAGCACCTCTGTCAAGGTGTCACCAGTGCCCCTGTTGT
Proteins encoded:
- the LOC110133353 gene encoding olfactory receptor 12D1-like, giving the protein MLNQTSVTEFLLLGVTDIQVLQPVLFVVFLAIYSLSLAGNGAILMVVISDPRLHSPMYFFLGNLSCLDICYSTVTLPKMLENLLSTHRAISFLGCMSQLHFFHFLGSTEAMLVPVMAFDRFVAICKPLHYSLIMNHQVCIQMSVTVWIFGFFHALLHSVMTSRLNFCGSNHIHHFFCDVKPLLKLACGDTELNQWLLNTVTGTFAMGSFFLILLSYFYIIIYLFFKTHSCSMLHKALSTCASHFIVVILLFGPVVFIYIRPASGSSMDQDWIVAIMYSVVTPALNPLIYTLRNKEVNGGLEEGDQKEALT